Within the Corynebacterium tuberculostearicum genome, the region ATATTGTTGTCGGCGAAATCATCGGTTCTATCGGCGTTCCGCTGTATATCGACTCCGTGGGAACGATCCTGGTAGCCGCGCTCGCGGGACCCATCGCCGGATTGGCTACTGGTACCTTGTCCTCCGTCGTATGGGGACTGTTGAACCCCGCCGCTTTGCCCTTCGCCGCTGTGTCCGCCGCCACGGGTTTCCTCTCTGGACTGGTAATCAAGAAGGGCGCTTTCACTAAGGTGTGGTGGGTCATTCTCAGCGGCGCCATCATCGGCATCATTTCCGGCATGCTCGCCGCACCAGTAGCTGCCTTTGTTTATGGCGGTACCGCAGGTCTTGGTACGGGCGCAGTTGTTTCGCTCTTTCGAGAACTGGGCAATTCCCTCATCGCCTCGGTTACGCTGCAGTCCTTTATTTCGGATCCCCTGGATAAGGCACTGGTCTTCCTCATTGTCTGGGCAGCGGTCAAAGCACTGCCGCAGCGCACCCGAGAATCCCTCCAGCCACGTTAATGCACGTCCTTCATCCCGCCACCGTCGTCACCATCGCGGCCTGCGGCTGGGTCCTTACTTTGGCGCTGAATACCCCGGTGGCGTCGGCAAGCGTAGTGCTTATCGCCCTAGCCTGCGGTACTGCCGCTACCCGCAACGCTTCCGTGATTTTGACAACTGTGGCGTTAAGCGCCCCAGCGGCCCTTTCCATGCTGGTCATTCACGCCCCCTACGGTGATGACCCAGTGCTGCCGCTGGTAACAAGCGACGGCCTGGTGCTCGCCGCCACCCTCACCCTGCGGTTCTGCGCCCTCATGGCCTGCTTCATCGCGGCCATGGCAGTGCTGCGCATTGCTGATATCGCCAAGTGGCTGCAAGTTTCGCGCGCTGGCCACAAGGTCGCGTATATCGTTGGAGCCTCCCTACAAACCCTGCCCCAAGGTGCGCACGCATGGCGTTGCGTCCGCGAAGCCAACCAGCTCGCAGGCATCACCGTGACTTGGCGCAATACCATCTCGCGCGTCATTATTCCCGTTATCGCTCGCCTCCTTACCCAAGGAACCCAACGTGGCCAGGCCCTCGCCGCCGTCGGATTCGACCAGGAAGGGCAACGCAGCCTATTGCGCCCCGTTTCCGATTCCATGGCCTCCCGCGTCGTACGCTTCCTCATTCCGCTAGTAACCCTTGCGGTGGTGATTGCTACATGGATCTAGCCCGCATTAAGCCCACCCCTGGGGCCATTTATCAA harbors:
- a CDS encoding energy-coupling factor transporter transmembrane component T family protein; protein product: MHVLHPATVVTIAACGWVLTLALNTPVASASVVLIALACGTAATRNASVILTTVALSAPAALSMLVIHAPYGDDPVLPLVTSDGLVLAATLTLRFCALMACFIAAMAVLRIADIAKWLQVSRAGHKVAYIVGASLQTLPQGAHAWRCVREANQLAGITVTWRNTISRVIIPVIARLLTQGTQRGQALAAVGFDQEGQRSLLRPVSDSMASRVVRFLIPLVTLAVVIATWI
- a CDS encoding ECF transporter S component; the protein is MVIAGALIVAATWIYLVLLRPTDWESVAGSTEALITLAGYLVGAALLLAGTVPALPARTIAIIPVALVLNIVVGEIIGSIGVPLYIDSVGTILVAALAGPIAGLATGTLSSVVWGLLNPAALPFAAVSAATGFLSGLVIKKGAFTKVWWVILSGAIIGIISGMLAAPVAAFVYGGTAGLGTGAVVSLFRELGNSLIASVTLQSFISDPLDKALVFLIVWAAVKALPQRTRESLQPR